The following coding sequences are from one Saprospiraceae bacterium window:
- a CDS encoding IS30 family transposase, whose product MYKQITYPQRVLIEQFRRQGMSIIQIALELGFHRSTIYRELDRNSSPGSYKLYGSARAQDRSEQRAQGKGRKNKITSDLRCKVDQLLKIKWSPEQIEGRANIDKYERVSKECIYQYVYEDKRKGGDLWSNLRHSHRRRRRRKNTYKQRGIIKNRVCIEDRPKIVESQKGMEIGKEIL is encoded by the coding sequence ATGTATAAACAAATCACCTACCCTCAAAGGGTATTAATTGAACAATTTAGAAGGCAAGGAATGAGCATTATTCAGATAGCTTTGGAATTAGGGTTTCATAGAAGCACAATATATCGGGAACTCGATAGAAACTCTTCACCTGGTTCATACAAGTTATATGGAAGCGCAAGAGCGCAGGATCGGAGTGAACAGAGAGCACAAGGAAAGGGAAGGAAGAATAAAATTACAAGCGATCTTAGATGCAAAGTGGATCAATTACTTAAAATCAAGTGGAGCCCAGAGCAAATCGAAGGTCGAGCGAATATTGATAAGTATGAAAGGGTTAGTAAAGAGTGCATATATCAATATGTATATGAAGATAAAAGGAAAGGAGGTGATCTATGGAGTAATTTAAGACATTCCCACAGAAGAAGGCGAAGACGCAAAAATACCTATAAACAAAGGGGAATTATCAAAAACAGAGTATGTATTGAAGATAGACCAAAGATTGTTGAATCTCAAAAAGGTATGGAGATTGGGAAGGAGATACTATAG
- a CDS encoding IS30 family transposase produces MSKRYGDWEGDTIVGKNHKSQIASMVERKSLFVKIIKLESKGAKFTAKTISCKLKKYKNLCHTITLDNGKENADHQTLAKALNTKIYFAHPYSAYERGCNENINGLIRQYLPKNQTFPCSSKLTWIELNPK; encoded by the coding sequence ATCTCAAAAAGGTATGGAGATTGGGAAGGAGATACTATAGTAGGAAAGAATCATAAGTCCCAAATTGCCAGTATGGTGGAAAGAAAATCCTTGTTTGTAAAGATTATTAAGCTGGAGTCCAAAGGAGCTAAATTCACAGCCAAAACAATCAGTTGCAAATTGAAAAAATATAAAAACTTATGCCATACAATTACATTAGACAATGGAAAAGAAAATGCAGATCATCAAACATTGGCTAAAGCATTGAATACTAAGATATACTTTGCTCATCCATATTCTGCTTATGAAAGAGGTTGCAATGAAAATATCAATGGTTTAATACGGCAATACTTGCCAAAAAATCAGACTTTTCCATGCTCAAGCAAACTGACTTGGATCGAATTGAATCCCAAATAA
- a CDS encoding HNH endonuclease — MSKIIIANITWNPFGWRNNSYINPKAGHKYAQDNVGGESLNFNFNKKAVDTDKFVNSFVQWKNAPVKFEKGGLIIFYTRNTDENKGQIVGVYGKAETFSDARKLQVPFQKNVYWTNIKAERDFSILFPLPLDANNYKDNSSDRMVGQIGFTYKDDTFAEQILFDELTELSKAGTNEKDFNKLLAIYEYYTGKKFKLTFVSNDEKEQIELEKFFKKNNSKADILKDLENLQDSDPEEIIVNHKTYKRDNKTIAQIKILRDFKCQICSTTIIKKDGSKYIEAAHIKAKHLKGRETLDNIILLCPNHHKEFDFGHLEIKLHDKKQIDFILNGQRHKIKLTV, encoded by the coding sequence ATGAGTAAAATAATAATCGCAAACATTACTTGGAATCCATTCGGTTGGAGAAACAACAGCTATATAAATCCCAAAGCTGGACATAAATACGCCCAAGATAATGTTGGCGGTGAATCATTAAATTTCAACTTTAACAAAAAAGCAGTTGACACAGACAAGTTTGTAAACAGTTTTGTTCAATGGAAAAATGCTCCAGTGAAATTTGAAAAGGGCGGACTTATAATATTCTATACAAGGAACACTGACGAAAACAAAGGACAAATAGTTGGAGTATATGGCAAAGCGGAAACATTCAGTGACGCAAGAAAACTTCAAGTTCCATTTCAAAAAAATGTTTATTGGACGAACATCAAAGCCGAAAGGGATTTTTCTATTTTATTTCCTTTACCACTTGACGCTAACAACTACAAAGACAATTCAAGCGACAGAATGGTTGGGCAAATTGGTTTCACATACAAAGACGACACGTTTGCAGAACAAATACTTTTTGACGAATTAACCGAACTATCTAAAGCAGGGACAAACGAAAAAGATTTCAATAAACTTTTAGCAATTTACGAATACTATACTGGTAAAAAATTCAAACTGACCTTTGTTTCAAATGACGAAAAGGAACAAATTGAACTTGAGAAATTTTTCAAAAAGAATAATTCAAAGGCAGACATTCTAAAGGACTTAGAGAACCTTCAAGACAGCGACCCTGAAGAAATTATAGTCAATCACAAAACATATAAACGTGACAACAAAACAATTGCACAAATAAAAATTCTCCGTGACTTTAAATGCCAAATTTGTTCAACGACAATAATTAAAAAAGACGGAAGCAAGTATATTGAAGCTGCACATATAAAAGCCAAACACTTAAAAGGACGAGAAACACTTGACAACATAATTTTACTTTGCCCAAACCATCATAAAGAGTTTGACTTTGGACATCTTGAAATTAAACTTCACGACAAAAAGCAAATTGACTTTATACTCAACGGACAACGACACAAAATAAAGCTAACTGTATAA